From the Streptomyces pluripotens genome, one window contains:
- a CDS encoding V-type ATPase 116kDa subunit family protein, which translates to MPWSEAMTPVRMRRVAVIVPRTALRDALVRIAAAGCVELDRAEEAAPGPAALRLRRLQGRGGPAPPGAVVPRTGRAAVLAASAPDLDQLEHQRSTGLLAGEAQLEERAQGAVRRGEVAALAGWCPATEVPRIAARLAAAGGTVVPLPSPRGTDPPTLLRPGGRLSFTPLVTAYGTPAYADLDPSWPAGLAYVAMFGVMFGDVGHGALLLLGALVLRLGRPRRLAPLRRLWPFLAGAGLASALAGAAYGEFFGPTGLLPVLWLNPLDSPARLIVAAVVFGAGLLALAQAAGAVNRVREGGWGTGLYAASGWAGLVFYLGLASAAAGLFLHRPAPAVAGAALAVAGLGLVAVGLFRATAGGGAGLAETGVRVFDVMVRAGTNTLSFARLAAFGLTHAALTAVVWRGTEVVAGQGAAGVAGAVLLFVAGTALCFTLEALVAGVQAMRLEFYELFSRLFEAEGRPFRPWHVPPAEPADAPPRR; encoded by the coding sequence ATGCCCTGGTCTGAGGCGATGACACCGGTACGGATGCGCCGAGTGGCGGTGATCGTGCCGCGGACGGCGCTGCGGGACGCCCTGGTGCGGATCGCCGCGGCAGGCTGTGTGGAACTGGATCGCGCGGAAGAGGCGGCCCCTGGCCCGGCGGCGCTGCGGCTGCGTCGGCTCCAGGGGCGGGGCGGGCCCGCCCCGCCCGGGGCCGTCGTCCCCCGAACCGGCCGCGCGGCCGTCCTGGCCGCCTCGGCACCCGACCTCGACCAGTTGGAACACCAACGCAGCACCGGCCTGCTGGCCGGCGAAGCGCAGTTGGAGGAGCGGGCCCAGGGTGCCGTGCGGCGTGGGGAGGTGGCCGCACTGGCCGGCTGGTGCCCGGCGACCGAAGTGCCTCGCATCGCGGCGCGGCTGGCGGCGGCGGGCGGCACCGTGGTTCCGCTTCCGTCCCCGCGCGGCACCGATCCTCCCACACTGCTGCGGCCGGGCGGGCGCTTGTCGTTCACCCCACTGGTGACGGCGTACGGCACACCGGCCTACGCCGACCTCGACCCGTCGTGGCCGGCCGGTCTGGCGTACGTCGCGATGTTCGGAGTCATGTTCGGCGATGTGGGGCACGGGGCGCTGCTGCTTCTCGGCGCGCTGGTCCTGCGCCTGGGCAGACCCCGGCGACTCGCGCCGCTGCGCCGGTTGTGGCCGTTCCTCGCGGGTGCGGGGCTGGCCTCCGCGCTCGCTGGCGCGGCCTACGGGGAGTTCTTCGGACCGACGGGCCTGTTGCCGGTGCTGTGGCTGAACCCGCTGGACAGTCCGGCCCGGCTGATCGTCGCGGCCGTCGTGTTCGGGGCCGGGCTGCTGGCCCTCGCGCAGGCCGCCGGTGCCGTCAACCGCGTGCGCGAGGGCGGCTGGGGCACGGGGCTGTACGCGGCGTCCGGCTGGGCCGGCTTGGTCTTCTACCTCGGTCTGGCGTCGGCCGCCGCGGGCCTGTTCCTGCATCGGCCGGCTCCGGCAGTGGCCGGGGCCGCGCTCGCCGTGGCCGGGCTGGGGCTGGTCGCGGTGGGTCTGTTCCGGGCGACGGCGGGTGGCGGTGCCGGGCTCGCCGAAACCGGCGTACGGGTATTCGATGTCATGGTGCGTGCAGGCACCAACACCCTGTCGTTCGCGCGGCTCGCCGCCTTCGGCCTGACCCATGCAGCGCTCACCGCCGTGGTGTGGAGGGGCACCGAAGTGGTGGCTGGGCAGGGCGCCGCCGGGGTCGCGGGAGCCGTGCTGCTCTTCGTTGCAGGCACCGCCCTCTGTTTCACCCTGGAGGCTCTGGTGGCCGGTGTGCAGGCCATGCGGCTGGAGTTCTACGAGCTCTTCTCCCGGCTCTTCGAGGCGGAGGGCCGTCCGTTCCGTCCCTGGCACGTTCCGCCGGCAGAACCTGCCGACGCACCCCCACGAAGGTGA
- a CDS encoding ATP synthase subunit C, with protein MLTWLIVLPVLAAPLGAVRLLRQRRARHALRWLLAMDLALLGGACVVLATALAGPAQASAQAATASSTNGSALISAAIAVAGASIGAAIAVAYTGAAALAALSERPEIFGRAIVIVGLAEGIAVYGLVVAILLIGKA; from the coding sequence ATGCTCACCTGGCTGATCGTCCTGCCCGTTCTCGCAGCGCCCCTCGGGGCCGTACGGTTGCTCCGGCAGCGCCGCGCCCGGCATGCCCTGCGCTGGCTGCTGGCGATGGACCTCGCGCTCCTGGGCGGCGCCTGCGTCGTCCTGGCCACGGCGCTCGCGGGCCCGGCTCAGGCTTCCGCCCAGGCCGCCACGGCGAGCAGCACCAACGGGTCCGCGCTGATCAGTGCCGCCATCGCGGTGGCCGGCGCCTCGATCGGCGCCGCCATCGCGGTGGCCTACACGGGAGCGGCCGCGCTGGCGGCACTGAGCGAGCGTCCCGAGATCTTCGGGCGGGCCATCGTGATCGTCGGCCTGGCGGAAGGCATCGCCGTGTACGGGCTGGTGGTCGCGATCCTGCTGATCGGAAAGGCCTGA